AGTTTGCGGCGGAGTTGGCCCTGCTGCGGGGGCGGGTGGATACCCTAGAAGCGCGCACGGCCACGTTGGAGGCGCAGCAGTTTTCCACGACGACCAAGCTGACGGGGCAGGTGATTTTTGGGGTGCAAGGGGCGTTTGGGGCCGACCGGCGGGCGGTGCCTAGGGGTGAACCCCGTAGTCGGCAGGGTCTGCGGGATGCGGTGACGTTTGGTTACCGGGTGAATTTGACGTTCAACACCAGCTTTACGGGGAAGGATTTGTTGACGACCAATCTCCAGATTGACGATGTGCCCTTGGGGGCGGTGGGCGGGACCACGGCCTTCGAGGCAACCGGGACCAACAGCGCCAGTGTGAGCTATGGGTTTCTCAACGGGGGGTCGGCGGGCCAGGTGAATCTAGACACCTTGACCTACGAGTTCCCGGTGTTGGGGGACAGGGGACGGATTACCATTGCGGCGCTGGGGGGTGCTATCTACGACCAGGTGGATACTCTGAGTCCCCTGGATGACGATGGTCAAGGGGCGCTTTCGGCCTTTGGGTTGCGCAATCCCATTTACAACCAAAACGGCGGCGCCGGGGTGGGAGCGTCCTTCAGCGTCAATTTGCTTGAGGACAGGCTGAATTTCACCATAGGGTACTTGGCCAGTGGGGATGGGGGCCAGGGGGCCTATTCGCCGGATAATGGTCTGTTTGGGTCGTCCTATGTGGCCTATGCCCAGGTGACCGGTTACCCCTCGGAGAATTTGGGTTTGAGCGCTGTTTATATCCGGGGTTACAGTGACCCGAACGTGGTGCCGTTGAATTTGGGGGGTCTGGTGGGGAATCAGTCGGTGGACCGGCTGACCGCAAACGCCCGGCTGAGTGCGGACAATGCGGGTTTTCAGTTCAAGTGGCAACCCCTGCGCAATTTCGTGCTCGGCGGTTGGTTCGGGGCAACGTGGTTCCGGGACGAGGCGCCTAGATTGACTGCCACGGGTACCGCTTTGAATTACGCTTTGGTATTTGCTTTCCCAGATGTGGGGACCAAGGGGAGTCAGGCCCAGCTGGTGGTGGGGGCGCCGCCTTATCTCTCGACCAGCCGGGGGTTGGTGGCGAATGGTTATGTGAATCGCCGCAGCGATGATGTGCCGATTCTGGTGGAGGCGTCCTATCGCTTCAAATTCTCGGAAAACATCAGCATCACGCCGGGGGTGTTTGCCATCTTTAATCCGGAAGGCAACCGGGACAACCCAACGGTGCTGGTGGGGGCGATTCGCACGACCTTTAGCTTCTAGTGGCTGTATCTTGGCTGGCCTGAGGGTTATGGTCGGGTTCTGCAAGGCCTAGTTTGATTTGATGGGAACCTTAACTACACTTGATGAGTCTCAACGGATACGGGTTGGCCTATAATGGCCTTGCCCCACAGCAGTAACCAGCACAAGGGAGTACACGGAGATGAACAAATTGGTAGTGCCATTGGCTGTGGCAGTGGCTTTGACACTAACAACGGGTGGGGTGGCGCAGCAACTACCGGAACGACGACGGGAAGAGGTTTTGCCAGGTTCGCCGGTAGTGAACTTGCAGGACGTGGGCAAAAGGGTGGCACCAGGAGTGTTTGAGGTGAACCCAGAGGCCCTAAAGGGTAGGCGACTAGTCATCTCTCGGCAAGACCGGGAGACAGGTCAAGCCCAGGCAAAAGAAATACATATTTGCCTTGGAAAATGGAAGGGCGGACGATGCGATGGTGTACTCATAATCATTAAAGACTGAAGGAATCAACCACCTGGGGGCTGGGTTTTGTGATAGGATGTGGGCAATCTATATGGACAGTGCCATGACCTCAGCCTACGCCCAGCCCCCGGAAAAATGTGTATCGGCCACGTTTAAGCGCCAGGAGGCCCTCCACGAGGCGGTGCAACGGTTACTAGACCGCGGGGTGCCCCGTGACCGGATTTCCATCATCGGGCGGAATTTCCAGACCGAAGCGCGGATTACAGGTTTTCTGACCCGCAAGGATGTGATCCTGGACGGGTTGGCTACCGGGGCGATTTACGGTTCCCTGTTCGGTTCGGTGCTCAGCCTGCTGACGGGTGTCGGGGTGTTGTTTATTCCTTTTGTGGGGACGGTGGTGGCGGCTGGACCTTTGGCAGCGGCTTTGCTGGGGGCAACCACCGGTGCGATTTACGGGGCGCTGGGGGCGGGTCTGGGCTCGGCTTTGATTTCCCTGGGCATGCCCCAAGATAAGGCGGCGATTTACCAAACGCGGGTGCAGGCGGGGGAGTTTCTGTTGGTGGTGGAAGTGCCGGCGGAAAAAAGCGGGGAAATTTTCCTGCTGTTGCAGAGCGCTGGTGGGGAAGAGGTGGCCATTACGGATATGCAAATTCCCAAGGAAGGGGAAGGGAAATTGGCCAGTAAAGACCAGATTGCGCCGGAGATGAAAGCAGATTTGTCCGAAGAAGCCCAGCAGACGTTTGTCGAGGCCTATAACCAAGCGTTAGATGAGCATCCCGAACCCCAGAACGCCCTGCTGTGGGCCTGGGAGCGGATTAAACATCTATTTGACCGGGACGATCGGGGGGTATTTTCTAAGCGTAAGTCCCAGTGAGCCTATGATCTATTTGCCGGTCACGTTTTTCCTGTTTTTGCTGTTTTTGTTGAGCTTGCCGTTTCTTTGGCTGGTGGTCACGCTGGATGTGGTGCAACTGGCGGTGACCAAGCTGGGTTTTTCCCCCCAGGTGGCTCTGTTGCTGTTTATGGCGGTGGTGTTGGGCAGTACGGTGAATATTCCCATCTATGAACGGGTGTCCCAGGTGACCTATGTGCCGGATTGGGCGGAGTTGTGGAGTGG
This genomic window from Gloeomargarita sp. SRBZ-1_bins_9 contains:
- a CDS encoding iron uptake porin, producing the protein FAAELALLRGRVDTLEARTATLEAQQFSTTTKLTGQVIFGVQGAFGADRRAVPRGEPRSRQGLRDAVTFGYRVNLTFNTSFTGKDLLTTNLQIDDVPLGAVGGTTAFEATGTNSASVSYGFLNGGSAGQVNLDTLTYEFPVLGDRGRITIAALGGAIYDQVDTLSPLDDDGQGALSAFGLRNPIYNQNGGAGVGASFSVNLLEDRLNFTIGYLASGDGGQGAYSPDNGLFGSSYVAYAQVTGYPSENLGLSAVYIRGYSDPNVVPLNLGGLVGNQSVDRLTANARLSADNAGFQFKWQPLRNFVLGGWFGATWFRDEAPRLTATGTALNYALVFAFPDVGTKGSQAQLVVGAPPYLSTSRGLVANGYVNRRSDDVPILVEASYRFKFSENISITPGVFAIFNPEGNRDNPTVLVGAIRTTFSF
- a CDS encoding ChaB family protein; its protein translation is MTSAYAQPPEKCVSATFKRQEALHEAVQRLLDRGVPRDRISIIGRNFQTEARITGFLTRKDVILDGLATGAIYGSLFGSVLSLLTGVGVLFIPFVGTVVAAGPLAAALLGATTGAIYGALGAGLGSALISLGMPQDKAAIYQTRVQAGEFLLVVEVPAEKSGEIFLLLQSAGGEEVAITDMQIPKEGEGKLASKDQIAPEMKADLSEEAQQTFVEAYNQALDEHPEPQNALLWAWERIKHLFDRDDRGVFSKRKSQ